In the Pedobacter cryoconitis genome, TGCGCTCAAGTCGTTAATCCTGTGGTAAAGGTCAATCAGCTCTTGGTTAGGCTGCTCATCGCTATAAGTAAAGGCCATAAAAGCTGCTTCTCCAGCCAGTTCTAATCGCTGGTAATCTAAGGCAAGTAAAGCAACTGCATTATGTGTCAGATAATTTTGATGAGGATACGCCTTACCTTCTCTGAAGGTCTGAAACACTTGTAGCGCATCTTCTTTATGCCACAGATAAATATTCGTCTTTTCCAGATAAAGCAGGCCTAATTCCTGATCAAGGATACTTCTATTGTTAGGATACAGTGCTTTATAATGTGCAATCATTAAATCTATATCTTCCAATACAAGCTCCATATTTCCCAGGATAAAATTAACCTGACGGCGATAACCGATCGCTTTTAACCTGGTATCTTCGTTCTCTGAAAAAACAAGGATATCACAATAAACCTGTGCTTCTGGTAAGTTATCCTGTGTTACAAAGATATTGATATAAGCAGCATATAACATTGCTTCCTCATGCGTAGGCTGAAGTTTTAAAACGTATTCAAAACTATGATATGCAGTTATATATAAGGATATATCGTTTGTATCTGGATCAAAAGTCTGACTAGCTGATTGATATTCGCATCTGGCTTTGAGCAGCAGCCCTTCAATGCTATCAGGATTCACCAGGAGAAAAGGATTCAAAGATTCAAGGCATTTTGAAAATTCACCTTGATTATAAAGGGATTGTAAGTCTTGTATGGTTGTCATATGTAATTTATCCTATGCACTGCGCTATGTTGAATGGCTAACATAATAGCTCAATTTAGCGGCAAATATAAGATTACACGAAATAAAGAGACTTGTTTAGCTTAATTTTTTTTAAAAACACAAAAGCACGGGCACCACTTTACGCTGAAAAAATATATCAGACAAGACTTTAGCGTATCCGGATAAGACCAAAAACTAAAAATTGATTTTCTTTTCCATTTCAATCAGGATGATTTCTTTTAATGGTTTGCCGTATTTATGATATTCTACAGGAAATGGGAATTTTCTGCCAGTAGTGACATATCCCCTCCTTTGATACCACGCAATAAGTTCTGTTCTGTCTTCAATCACGGTTATATTGATTTTATTGCAATTGAGTTGTCTGGCATGTTCTTCAGCACCATGTAAAAGCAATCTTCCTATACCCCCATCCTGAAATTCGGGATTAACTGCAAGCATGCCTAAATAGAGATGCTCTTCTTTTTGCTCCAGGTAAACGCAACCAATTAGCTGATTGGCAGGGTTGGTAAACTTTAAAACAGAAATGGATGGATTTGTAAGGTAGTCCGTTAGTATTTCTTCATCTATACGGATCTCCCCTGCTAATAAAAGAATTTCGGATGTCCATCCTTTAGTAGAGGTTTCACCACGATAAGTAGTATTGACTAAGTTTAATAACGCTGATAAATCAGAAATTGAAGCTTTTGAAATTGACATCATGTAAAAAAACGAAGATAGCAGAAATATGATAAGTTTTTATTGAACAAATAAATGTGTCAATCTTCTTAATGGGGTTGTTAATTTATAGTTATATTGATTATATCATTTTATTAACCTAAACTAATTTACCAATGAAAAAATTAATCATCTTATTGAGCATGATCATGCTATTTCTACAGTTTACTCCCTTTTCGCAAGCTGTAGCTAAAGAAAAACCCGCTGTTAAAAAAGACTTCCGGATTCTGAAAGCCATTCTTTGTAATTATCGTCTTACTCCGGGTGGCCCGGGAATCGCTGCTCCATTTGCTACCTTAATCAATGTAACTACTGGAGAAACGACGACTACTGATGCCACGGGACATGGAGGTTTAAGGCTAAAACTCATGGATACCATTGTTGCAAAAGTCAATATTCCTGGCCAGGGGTGGTTTTCTACAACCAGATTATACCGGCTTGAACAATTAGGATTGACTTTGCTCCCTGATCCAAATATCACTGATTAAAAATATATTATTTAATAAAGCCGTCTTCAGGCGGCTTTATTGACTTTAATAATAAAATACAATAAATCGGCTTGAAATTAAAACCATTTGTTTGGTTATGGGTTATAGCGCCAATCTAGTTGGCTCCATATGAAATTTAACAACACTACTTACCAGATATGAGTTTATCAGAACGAATCATCGCCTCTAATAAGGGCATGCTTGCTGAGATGGTACAGCTCAAATACCAGGCAATGACTGAAAGTGCTTTTCGTTTTTTCAGAGGAACCTGCGAGATTTTTTATCAGGACCTGTCACTTTGGAAAGCAATGCCGAAATCTCCTTTAAGCTGGATATGTGGTGACTTGCATGTAGAAAACTTTGGGAGCTATAAGGCTGACGATGGTCAGGTATATTTTGACCTGAATGACTTTGATGAAGCGTTGCTGGCTCCTGTAGCATTTGAATTGGTCAGAATGCTGACGAGTATTTTCCTTTGTTTTGATTTCTTAGAACTGGAAGACCTGAAAGCGATGAATATGGCAAATGTCTTTCTGAAAAATTACAGTGCAGTTTTAGCCCGGGGGAAAGCGCTTGCTATTGAACCCAGAATTGCAAAAGGTATCATTTGTACATTTTTGATGGCCGTCTCTAAACGGAAGCAAAGCCGCTTACTGGACAAACGTACTGAAGTCAGAAAACGGAAACTGGTACTTTCCCTGGAAGATGAAAGACATTTTGAGCTGGATAAAGACCTGAGAAAAGATTTAGTGGAACATTTGACAGACTGGATCAATAACCATAGCAGAAGTCCCTATAATTATAAAGTACGTGATGTCGTTTTTCGTCTGGCCGGCACCGGTAGTGTGGGTACAAAACGCTACATGTTCTTACTGGAAAACTTGCTAAAGAAAGGGAAATATTTGATTGTGGATATGAAGCAATCGCAGCCGAGTGCACTTACCCCCTATGTTAAAGTTTCACAGCCTCAATGGGAAACTGAAGCTGAACGTGTAGTTTTTGCACAGGAACTCTCCCAGCATATGCCTTGCTCACTGCTGAGCCATACTGTTTTTAAGGGGGACGCTTTTGTTGTTAAAGAAATGCAACCTGCTGAAGATAAGATCAAGTTCAGATTAATTCAGGATCAATACAGAGATATCTTTCAGGTTATTGATGATATGGCAGCGTTGACAGCTTCGGCACATATCAGAAGTTCAGGCAGAAAGGGTTCAGCCATTGCTGATGAACTTATTGAATTTGGTAGAAGTACAGCATGGCAGGAAAAACTCATCGACTATGCGTTTAAATATGCACAAAAGGTGAAGAAGGATTTCAAGGTATTTAAAACCGGAGTTGATTCGGGTATCTATGCCAATAGTTAATTATTATTCTGCAAATAACTTATATTTGCAAACTTTCTTAACGTCTTTATCAGTATCAAATGATTGAAGATACCTTCGGAATGAATATCATTCCGGATAATGATTCCGAAAGACTTCAGGCACTTAAACGATACAGGATTATGGATAGCCCTTCTGAGGCTTCTTTCGATAATATTGCCCGTTTATGCACACAGATATTTAATGTTCCTAATTCAGGGCCAGGATAAGGATAAACTGTTTGATCGTTTTTATAGGGTTCTGAACGATGATATTGTTTCAGGCTTTGGTATCGGCCTTTATTTATGTGCTGAAATTATAGACCGGCACCAGGGAAAAATCGGGGTGGAAAGCGAATTCGGAGAAGGCAGTACTTTTTGGTTTAGCTTACCGGTCGCTGTAGTTTCAGTTTAGTATAAAATCCGTTTTTACTAATCTTTCTTTTGAACAGCTGGAAATTATAATCGCTGTTACACAAAGAATTGTTGCAGTAGTAAGGTAGTTTTGTGATTTTCTTTTCATGAAATATTAATTGTTTGATTTTTTAAAAAAATAACTTTATTATCTATTTGTTTGTTTTTGATATTTAAATTAACAATAATATTAATTATCTTGATTTAAAAGGGTTTTTAATACGCTGATTATCTTTTAAGTGAAATGTAGTCTTCAATCTGAATAGAATGATTTTTGAAATAGAAAAACGTTTTAAAAAAGAAAGCGGAAATGATCAATGACCATTTCCGCTTATCTAAATTAACGCTCTCATCTATTAAAGCGTCAAACCGCTGGAAATATTGTATGGCAATGAAAAAATATTTTAAGATCTTTCCATTTGAATTGAAAAGAAGATGCGTAAGAAAAATAAATCCGTTCCGGTAAATACAATGTTTGATGATTTTGATGCAGGTATCGCCATTGAAACGATGTCTTTTGAAAATTTATCTATTTGGGACGACGCAACGCTAAAAGAGTTTGAAGTTGCAAAACAATCGCATCGGGAAGACCGCCACTCATTCTTCCTGCTTGAAAAAGGAACAGTTCACATTGAAATTGATTTTCAGGAATATCAAATTAACCAGTCCTCTATCATCTATGTTCATCCCGATCAAATACATCGTATTCTTGCCATGGAAAATGTCGTAGTGAGCAGTTGGGCAATGAATAATGAGAGCCTGAATCCACAGTACCTGAAATTATTGGAAGATATCACTCCGGCAAAACCGTTAGTATTAAAAGAAGAAGAATTTTCAATTATTTCTGAAGCGGTATCAATTGCTATCAAATTTTCTAAACGGAAAACGGACAAATTATATCATTCGTTATTGAAAGACAGTTGTAATGCATTGGCCGCATTCGTTATTTCACAATATTCAGAACTAGCTAAATCAACAGACAAAGCTTCAAGATTTGAAATTGTTACCAAAGCTTTCAGGGAAATACTGGAGCTTAATTATATCAATCTCAAACGCCCGGCAGATTATGCTAAAAAATTGCATCTTTCCATACCCTACCTGAACGAATGTGTTAAACACGCAACTGGTTATTCCGTTTCAAATCACATACAGCAGCGTATTATTTTAGAGGCAAAACGGTTGCTGTATTATTCTGATCAATCAGTAAAAGAAATTGCGACAGCATTAGGCTATGATGATTACCCCTATTTTTCAAGGTTGTTTACCAAAGTTACGGGAATGACCGCTTTAGCGTTCCGCAATAAAAAACGCGGTTAGTCCAATACTTACTTTGTATTGCTATTATTTATCCTTCTGTTGCGATGTTCCTTTGCAGAGTCAAATAAACTCATATAAAAAATGGAACCATCACAAGAAAAAAAAGTACTCATTTCGGGTGCAGGTTTTGCCGGACTTTCAACCGCTTATTGGATGAATAAATTGGGCTACAAAGTAACTGTTGTTGAGATTGCAAATGAACTTCGAAAAGGCGGAACACCTGTGGATATTCGCGGGGACACAGTAGATATCGTTAAGAATATGGAGATTTTCCAGCAAATCGAATCCAACAGATTGAATATGGAAGTAATGGAATTTAAAAACTCCGATGATGTTACTGAAGGTTCAATACCGATGAAAAAAGAAGGTGAAGGGGCCGCGGACGATGAATGTGAAATTGAACGGGATATATTGCTGAATATTTTATTCAATACCATCAAATATGAAGTTGAATTTGTTTTCAACAATAGCATTACTACTATCAGCGAAACGAAAGATGCCATACAGGTTGCCTTTAAAAATGGCCCGGAATGCTCATTTGACTTGTTATTTGGTTGTGATGGTTTACATTCGACAGTAAGAAAAATTTGGTTTGGTGAGGAAGATGAATATTCACATTTTCTTAATCAGTATTTTTCTATCAGCATCGTAAACAAATTGCTAATTAAACAAAACACCTCACAAATGTATAATGAGCCGGATAAAGCGATTATGCTTAATGCCTATAATAATAAAACCGATATTGTTTTTTGTTTCTATTCAGAAAAAGAGATTTCTTATGATTATCGGAATGAACAGCAGCAAAGAGAGATCATTCTGGATCAATTTTCCGGACAAAGCTGGAGAACTCCGGAATTACTGGAAGAAGTAAAGAATACGAAAACTTTTTACTTTGATAAACTCAGTCAAATAAAGATGCCATCCTGGACAAAAGGCAGGGTCGCTTTGGTGGGCGATGCCGGTTATTGTGCTTCGCCTGCTGCTGGAATGGGTGGATCGCTGGCAATTCATGGAGCAGCAGCATTAGCTGCTGCTATGCACAAACACAAAGGGAATTTTGAACTGGCGTTTCAGGATTATAATACAAATTTACGTCCGTTTATTGAGGAAGTTCAAGGCAATGCCGTAAGATTTGGATTAGAAGTAATGGTTCCAAGAACC is a window encoding:
- a CDS encoding GNAT family N-acetyltransferase yields the protein MMSISKASISDLSALLNLVNTTYRGETSTKGWTSEILLLAGEIRIDEEILTDYLTNPSISVLKFTNPANQLIGCVYLEQKEEHLYLGMLAVNPEFQDGGIGRLLLHGAEEHARQLNCNKINITVIEDRTELIAWYQRRGYVTTGRKFPFPVEYHKYGKPLKEIILIEMEKKINF
- a CDS encoding DUF2252 domain-containing protein; translated protein: MSLSERIIASNKGMLAEMVQLKYQAMTESAFRFFRGTCEIFYQDLSLWKAMPKSPLSWICGDLHVENFGSYKADDGQVYFDLNDFDEALLAPVAFELVRMLTSIFLCFDFLELEDLKAMNMANVFLKNYSAVLARGKALAIEPRIAKGIICTFLMAVSKRKQSRLLDKRTEVRKRKLVLSLEDERHFELDKDLRKDLVEHLTDWINNHSRSPYNYKVRDVVFRLAGTGSVGTKRYMFLLENLLKKGKYLIVDMKQSQPSALTPYVKVSQPQWETEAERVVFAQELSQHMPCSLLSHTVFKGDAFVVKEMQPAEDKIKFRLIQDQYRDIFQVIDDMAALTASAHIRSSGRKGSAIADELIEFGRSTAWQEKLIDYAFKYAQKVKKDFKVFKTGVDSGIYANS
- a CDS encoding sensor histidine kinase — translated: MFLIQGQDKDKLFDRFYRVLNDDIVSGFGIGLYLCAEIIDRHQGKIGVESEFGEGSTFWFSLPVAVVSV
- a CDS encoding AraC family transcriptional regulator → MFDDFDAGIAIETMSFENLSIWDDATLKEFEVAKQSHREDRHSFFLLEKGTVHIEIDFQEYQINQSSIIYVHPDQIHRILAMENVVVSSWAMNNESLNPQYLKLLEDITPAKPLVLKEEEFSIISEAVSIAIKFSKRKTDKLYHSLLKDSCNALAAFVISQYSELAKSTDKASRFEIVTKAFREILELNYINLKRPADYAKKLHLSIPYLNECVKHATGYSVSNHIQQRIILEAKRLLYYSDQSVKEIATALGYDDYPYFSRLFTKVTGMTALAFRNKKRG
- a CDS encoding FAD-dependent monooxygenase; this translates as MEPSQEKKVLISGAGFAGLSTAYWMNKLGYKVTVVEIANELRKGGTPVDIRGDTVDIVKNMEIFQQIESNRLNMEVMEFKNSDDVTEGSIPMKKEGEGAADDECEIERDILLNILFNTIKYEVEFVFNNSITTISETKDAIQVAFKNGPECSFDLLFGCDGLHSTVRKIWFGEEDEYSHFLNQYFSISIVNKLLIKQNTSQMYNEPDKAIMLNAYNNKTDIVFCFYSEKEISYDYRNEQQQREIILDQFSGQSWRTPELLEEVKNTKTFYFDKLSQIKMPSWTKGRVALVGDAGYCASPAAGMGGSLAIHGAAALAAAMHKHKGNFELAFQDYNTNLRPFIEEVQGNAVRFGLEVMVPRTEEAIRKRNALEVPF